A DNA window from Pseudomonas tohonis contains the following coding sequences:
- a CDS encoding energy transducer TonB family protein produces the protein MFPIYRTRKFIACVPAACLLLVFVYSASSQSLQMKPRYDDSAVEVALVDPADFLPPPPEPEPVVEAPPPEPEPLPEPEVEEPVVIEPPKPKPVPKPVPKPVVKQVEKPRPQVVKQEPKPAPPVVAKAAPAPAPTPAPAPVSVPVAPPQPRVDSAALEGVYTAALRKELEKYKQYPRGREASLQRPEGNVVVWLLVDRVGNVLDAGIESKATNMLLNKAAQTSLRRLEKVSPFPSEAFQGKDKQRFTATFSYNVE, from the coding sequence ATGTTTCCTATCTATAGAACTCGCAAGTTCATTGCGTGTGTGCCGGCGGCTTGCCTGCTGCTCGTGTTCGTTTATTCCGCCAGTTCGCAGAGCCTGCAGATGAAACCCAGGTACGACGACAGCGCCGTGGAAGTCGCGCTGGTGGACCCGGCCGACTTCCTGCCGCCACCGCCCGAGCCGGAACCCGTGGTGGAAGCGCCGCCGCCGGAACCCGAGCCGCTGCCCGAACCCGAGGTCGAGGAGCCGGTGGTGATCGAGCCGCCGAAGCCCAAGCCCGTTCCCAAGCCGGTGCCCAAGCCTGTGGTGAAGCAGGTCGAGAAGCCCAGGCCGCAGGTGGTCAAGCAGGAACCCAAGCCCGCGCCGCCCGTGGTGGCCAAGGCCGCGCCGGCACCGGCCCCGACGCCCGCGCCGGCCCCGGTAAGCGTGCCGGTGGCACCGCCGCAGCCGCGCGTCGACAGCGCGGCGCTGGAGGGTGTGTACACCGCCGCCCTGCGCAAGGAGCTGGAGAAATACAAGCAATACCCGCGTGGTCGCGAGGCGTCGTTGCAGCGCCCCGAAGGCAACGTGGTGGTCTGGCTGTTGGTGGACCGAGTGGGGAATGTCCTGGATGCGGGCATTGAAAGCAAGGCAACGAACATGTTGCTGAACAAGGCTGCACAAACAAGTTTGCGTCGATTGGAAAAAGTTTCGCCGTTCCCGAGCGAAGCCTTCCAGGGAAAAGACAAACAGCGATTTACCGCGACCTTTAGTTACAACGTCGAGTGA
- a CDS encoding ExbD/TolR family protein gives MRSWDVAKKKKAHIEIIPMIDVMMFLLVFFVLVSLNVIPAVGIKTQLPTAAHAQQLKPQNKAVITLGLDEKLQLDGQDVSENLLVEQLKSLESSAEKLVIIINSDQGVEVKRLVAVMDLLKGNGFSSVSIATRKS, from the coding sequence ATGCGTAGCTGGGACGTTGCGAAGAAGAAGAAGGCCCACATCGAGATCATCCCGATGATCGATGTGATGATGTTCCTGCTGGTGTTTTTCGTGCTGGTGAGTCTCAACGTGATTCCCGCCGTGGGCATCAAGACCCAGTTGCCGACGGCTGCCCATGCCCAACAACTGAAACCGCAGAACAAGGCGGTGATCACCCTGGGGCTCGACGAGAAGCTGCAACTCGACGGCCAGGATGTGAGCGAGAACCTGCTGGTCGAACAATTGAAGTCGCTGGAAAGTTCGGCCGAGAAGTTGGTCATCATCATCAACAGCGACCAGGGCGTGGAAGTGAAACGCCTGGTGGCGGTGATGGACCTGCTCAAGGGCAATGGCTTCTCTTCCGTTTCCATCGCCACGCGCAAATCCTGA
- the deoC gene encoding deoxyribose-phosphate aldolase has protein sequence MTQLTDTELARMAIGLLDLTSLNEEDDEAAIAALCRRALTPAGRVAALCIYPRFIGFARRTLEALGAGDLRIATVTNFPQGADDIAAAVRETAAAVLDGVDEVDLVYPYRALLAGDAERGREMVAACKAACGERVLLKVILETGELGDPALIRQASRDAIAAGADFIKTSTGKVAVNATPEAAALMLGAIRETGGRVGFKPAGGIRTLADARCYIELAAGELGLDWVDARHLRLGASSLLGDLLRVLGQAEPAAAPEGY, from the coding sequence ATGACGCAATTGACGGATACCGAACTGGCCCGGATGGCCATCGGCCTGCTGGACCTGACTTCGCTCAACGAGGAGGACGACGAGGCGGCCATCGCCGCGCTGTGCCGGCGCGCCCTGACCCCCGCCGGGCGGGTGGCGGCGCTGTGCATCTACCCGCGCTTCATCGGCTTCGCCCGCCGTACCCTGGAGGCGCTGGGCGCCGGTGATCTGCGCATCGCCACCGTGACCAACTTCCCCCAGGGCGCCGATGACATCGCCGCCGCCGTGCGCGAGACCGCTGCGGCGGTACTCGATGGCGTGGACGAGGTGGACCTGGTCTACCCCTACCGCGCGCTGCTGGCCGGCGATGCCGAGCGCGGCCGCGAGATGGTCGCCGCCTGCAAGGCGGCCTGTGGCGAGCGCGTGCTGCTCAAGGTGATCCTCGAGACCGGCGAGCTGGGCGACCCGGCGCTGATCCGCCAGGCCAGCCGTGACGCCATCGCCGCCGGGGCGGATTTCATCAAGACCAGCACCGGCAAGGTGGCGGTCAATGCCACGCCCGAGGCGGCTGCGCTGATGCTCGGGGCGATCCGCGAGACGGGCGGCCGGGTGGGCTTCAAGCCGGCAGGGGGCATTCGTACCCTGGCCGATGCGCGCTGCTACATCGAGTTGGCGGCCGGTGAGCTGGGGCTGGACTGGGTGGATGCCCGGCACCTGCGCCTCGGCGCCTCCAGCCTGCTCGGCGACTTGCTGCGGGTGCTCGGCCAGGCCGAGCCCGCTGCCGCGCCGGAGGGTTACTGA
- a CDS encoding TonB-dependent receptor family protein: MKFNTLFAMFLAAGLGGWTMAALAADESGSSVDVGKVKVTGQNLGNGQMVVESAPKSRSTVTKEALEKMTATGNAIDKLKYTPGVNVSSDDSSGLSGFNFTMRGMNSDQVGVSLDGIPVNDSGNYNLYPNLLGDPENLGEVFATQGSSEIDAPHIGSSGGNIGLVTLRPEKDFGVFGKQTLGSNNLRKTFVRLNTGQYNGFSNYISASHTEGDKWRGEGVLRADKVTLNSLFEDGEGNSLNAVINYHKQENYNYSNPSKAQFKTYGRDFDYLDDPRYNSNGKIMTGSGSSVNGVTRGTGYSVLMRNPFENVTASLTGRFQLRDDVLLTVAPYYYWANGGSFGSFTGPYSLNRGTTNTGGNYNLGNLPTSGQLNADGTPNSGLYYRPSITETWRPGINTSIKWDINDEHSFSTGYWYERARQRQTQPFVPLTPDGKPVDIWAGYHDSEQARDANGNVIQGRNYFTVTPAHKLFAQDVWSVTPDLTLTAGLAYDYSERKGDNRGSLTEKKEKRNKTYHELLPSFSAQYLLDDENQVFYNLTRNMRTPPNYVLYNKGDSISLEPELSWNHEFGWRYAVEDMALSATLFYLTFENRQVSSRDEAGDYVMLNVGNVVNQGLELEWSGLLPHNFNYYASYTYTEAEQKDSVRYRGVDLPTEGKTVAGVPKNMLNLSLGYDDGLYYGNIVGKYVSRQYGDLTNDESIPDYAIADLNLGVHLPVQGTALKSAAVRLSVNNLFDKEYLSGVRTTQFNAVTYSQGSASAFGSSPYYTIGEERTVSVSFEGSF; encoded by the coding sequence GTGAAGTTTAATACGTTATTTGCAATGTTCCTGGCCGCTGGCCTGGGGGGATGGACGATGGCGGCCCTGGCGGCTGACGAGTCCGGCAGTTCCGTTGACGTGGGCAAGGTGAAGGTCACCGGGCAGAACCTGGGCAATGGCCAGATGGTGGTGGAGAGCGCGCCGAAGTCGCGTTCTACCGTGACCAAGGAAGCCCTGGAGAAGATGACCGCCACCGGCAACGCCATCGACAAGCTCAAGTACACGCCAGGGGTCAACGTCTCCAGCGACGACTCCAGCGGCCTCAGCGGTTTCAACTTCACCATGCGCGGGATGAACTCCGATCAGGTCGGCGTTTCCCTCGATGGCATCCCGGTGAACGATTCGGGCAACTACAACCTCTACCCGAACCTTCTGGGCGACCCGGAGAACCTCGGCGAAGTGTTCGCCACCCAGGGTTCTTCCGAGATCGACGCGCCGCACATCGGCTCCTCCGGCGGCAACATCGGCCTGGTGACCCTGCGTCCCGAGAAGGACTTCGGCGTCTTCGGCAAGCAGACCCTCGGCAGCAACAACCTGCGCAAGACCTTCGTGCGCCTGAACACCGGCCAATACAACGGCTTCAGCAACTACATCTCGGCGTCCCACACCGAGGGGGACAAGTGGCGCGGCGAAGGCGTGCTGCGTGCCGACAAGGTCACCCTCAACAGCCTGTTCGAGGATGGCGAAGGCAACTCCCTGAATGCGGTGATCAACTACCACAAGCAGGAAAACTACAACTACTCGAACCCCAGCAAGGCTCAGTTCAAGACCTACGGTCGCGACTTCGACTACCTGGACGACCCGCGCTACAACAGCAACGGCAAGATCATGACCGGCAGCGGCAGCTCGGTGAACGGCGTGACCCGTGGCACCGGCTACTCGGTGCTGATGCGCAACCCCTTCGAGAACGTCACCGCCTCGCTGACCGGCCGCTTCCAACTGCGTGACGACGTGCTGCTCACCGTGGCGCCCTACTACTACTGGGCCAACGGCGGCAGCTTCGGCAGCTTCACCGGCCCCTACTCGCTGAACCGCGGCACCACCAACACCGGTGGCAACTACAACCTGGGCAACCTGCCGACATCGGGCCAGCTGAACGCCGACGGCACGCCCAACAGCGGCCTCTATTACCGGCCTTCGATCACCGAGACCTGGCGCCCCGGCATCAACACCAGCATCAAGTGGGACATCAACGACGAGCACAGCTTCAGCACCGGCTACTGGTACGAGCGCGCCCGCCAGCGCCAGACCCAGCCCTTCGTGCCCCTCACGCCCGATGGCAAGCCCGTGGATATCTGGGCCGGCTACCACGACTCCGAGCAGGCGCGCGACGCCAACGGCAACGTGATCCAGGGTCGCAACTACTTCACCGTGACCCCGGCGCACAAGCTGTTCGCCCAGGACGTCTGGTCGGTGACCCCGGACCTGACCCTGACCGCCGGCCTCGCCTATGACTACTCCGAGCGCAAGGGCGACAACCGCGGCAGCCTCACCGAGAAGAAGGAGAAGCGCAACAAGACCTACCACGAGCTGCTGCCGAGCTTCAGCGCCCAGTACCTGCTCGACGACGAGAACCAGGTCTTCTACAACCTCACCCGCAACATGCGCACGCCGCCGAACTACGTGCTCTACAACAAGGGCGACTCCATCAGCCTCGAACCCGAGCTGAGCTGGAACCATGAGTTCGGCTGGCGCTACGCGGTCGAGGACATGGCCCTCAGCGCCACCCTGTTCTACCTGACCTTCGAGAACCGCCAGGTCTCCAGCCGCGACGAGGCCGGCGACTACGTGATGCTCAACGTCGGCAACGTGGTCAACCAGGGCCTGGAGCTGGAGTGGAGCGGCCTGCTGCCGCACAACTTCAACTACTACGCCTCCTACACCTATACCGAGGCCGAGCAGAAGGACAGCGTGCGCTACCGCGGCGTGGACCTGCCCACCGAGGGCAAGACCGTCGCCGGCGTGCCGAAGAACATGCTCAACCTGAGCCTGGGCTACGACGACGGCCTGTACTACGGGAACATCGTCGGCAAGTACGTCAGCCGCCAGTACGGCGACCTGACCAACGACGAAAGCATCCCCGACTACGCCATCGCCGACCTCAACCTGGGCGTGCACCTGCCGGTGCAGGGCACGGCGCTCAAGAGCGCGGCCGTGCGCCTGTCGGTGAACAACCTGTTCGACAAGGAATACCTCTCCGGCGTGCGCACCACCCAGTTCAACGCCGTGACCTACTCGCAGGGCAGTGCCTCGGCGTTCGGCAGCTCGCCGTACTACACCATCGGCGAGGAACGCACCGTTTCGGTCAGCTTCGAAGGCTCCTTCTAA
- a CDS encoding bifunctional metallophosphatase/5'-nucleotidase yields the protein MSRSLARSRVLGALLLAGLAGCGQEAAQPVAVNLVAINDFHGYIQGSSYRYPDPANPGKTASVKAGGIATLGGMLAELRKQDPQLLFIGAGDLVGGSPPISAMWADEPSLEALKAMGLRFTAVGNHELDLGKAELLRQIRGGCESPRPDKACRFRGEYEGAGFDYLAANLVDSASGKPLLPAYRIEEVKGVKVAFVAAILRDVASVVRPSGLAGLEVRDEADSINALIPEIKAAGANAIVAVVHQGGSTPEPFDAPACQQLGGDIVEVAKRLDPAVDLLISAHSHQGYLCRVGRLPVTQGASYGHLLTQLTLEVTPGTHEVTRVEARNLLADPARYAPDEKLAALQGEIEARSAVVLARPIARLAAPEVRREMNEAGESAMGDLIADAQLAATRSQGAQLALMNPGGIRGDLALEPGLETVSYSQVAGSQPFNNTLHLLTLSGTQLVALLEQQWRGGDGFTPLQVSSSFTYQWDAGRPAGQRVLVDSLRLDGQPVLADGRYRVVSNAFLAEGGDGFSLFREGTEHRDSGISDLDALIDYLVARDQAGTPAGEAGGAGRIRRVDVAVSQRE from the coding sequence ATGTCCCGTTCCCTTGCCCGCAGCCGCGTGCTGGGCGCCCTCCTGCTCGCCGGCCTGGCCGGCTGCGGGCAGGAAGCCGCGCAGCCGGTGGCGGTGAACCTGGTGGCGATCAACGATTTCCACGGCTACATCCAGGGCAGCAGTTACCGCTACCCGGACCCGGCCAACCCCGGCAAGACGGCGTCGGTGAAGGCCGGCGGCATCGCCACGCTCGGCGGCATGCTGGCGGAGCTGCGCAAGCAGGACCCGCAACTGCTGTTCATCGGCGCCGGTGACCTGGTGGGCGGCAGCCCGCCGATCTCCGCCATGTGGGCCGACGAGCCCAGCCTGGAGGCGCTCAAGGCCATGGGCCTGCGCTTCACCGCCGTGGGCAACCACGAGCTGGACCTGGGCAAGGCCGAGCTGCTGCGACAGATCCGGGGCGGTTGCGAATCGCCACGCCCGGACAAGGCCTGCCGCTTCCGGGGTGAGTACGAGGGGGCCGGGTTCGACTACCTGGCCGCCAACCTGGTGGACAGCGCCAGCGGCAAGCCGCTGCTGCCGGCCTATCGCATCGAGGAGGTGAAGGGGGTCAAGGTGGCCTTCGTCGCCGCCATCCTGCGGGACGTCGCCAGCGTGGTCCGCCCCAGTGGCCTGGCCGGGCTCGAGGTGCGCGACGAGGCCGATTCGATCAATGCGCTGATCCCCGAGATCAAGGCCGCCGGTGCCAATGCCATCGTCGCCGTGGTGCACCAGGGTGGCAGCACGCCGGAGCCCTTCGACGCGCCCGCCTGCCAGCAACTGGGTGGGGACATAGTCGAGGTCGCCAAGCGGCTGGACCCGGCGGTGGACCTGCTGATCAGCGCCCACAGCCACCAGGGCTACCTGTGCCGGGTGGGCAGGCTGCCGGTCACCCAGGGCGCCTCCTACGGCCACCTGCTGACCCAGCTCACCCTGGAGGTGACGCCAGGCACGCACGAGGTGACCCGCGTCGAGGCCCGCAATCTGCTGGCCGACCCGGCGCGCTATGCGCCGGACGAGAAGCTCGCCGCGCTGCAGGGCGAGATCGAGGCGCGCAGCGCCGTGGTGCTGGCGCGGCCCATCGCCCGCCTGGCGGCCCCCGAAGTGCGTCGCGAAATGAACGAGGCGGGCGAGTCTGCCATGGGCGACCTGATCGCCGATGCGCAGCTCGCCGCGACCCGCTCGCAGGGCGCGCAGCTTGCGCTGATGAATCCTGGCGGCATCCGTGGCGACCTGGCACTGGAGCCGGGGCTGGAGACGGTCAGCTACTCCCAGGTGGCCGGCTCGCAGCCCTTCAACAACACCCTGCACCTGCTGACCCTGAGCGGCACCCAGCTGGTGGCGCTGCTGGAGCAGCAGTGGCGGGGCGGGGATGGCTTCACACCGCTGCAGGTTTCCTCGTCCTTCACCTACCAGTGGGATGCGGGCAGGCCGGCCGGGCAGCGCGTGCTGGTCGACAGCCTGCGCCTGGACGGCCAGCCGGTGCTGGCGGATGGGCGCTATCGCGTGGTGTCCAACGCCTTCCTGGCGGAGGGCGGCGACGGCTTCAGCCTGTTCCGCGAAGGGACGGAGCACCGCGACAGCGGGATCTCCGACCTGGACGCGCTGATCGACTACCTGGTGGCCCGGGACCAGGCCGGCACGCCGGCGGGCGAGGCCGGGGGCGCGGGGCGCATCCGCCGTGTGGATGTTGCGGTCAGTCAGCGGGAATAG
- a CDS encoding ChaN family lipoprotein: MRLLLLLVIASLAACQSAPPLPQWQSPEARQHADLGVIRDLRSGQTLSPRQLLDRLAAAPRVLIGEQHDNPDHHALQLWLLQALESRRSQGSLLLEMLNPDQQAKVDAVHARIRSGAGEGELESALAWQKNWDWALYGPIVRHALEQPYPLLAANLDRSEIMRIYGEQPALSGRASTTATVQGALREQIRESHCGLLPESQFPAMLAVQQQRDRRMAERLLAAPQPALLFAGAFHVRRDLGVPLHLADLGAGEGSAVLILAEAGKTVEPGTADYVWYTAALPARDHCAELREQMKAAQ; the protein is encoded by the coding sequence ATGCGCCTGCTTCTACTGCTCGTCATCGCTTCCTTGGCGGCTTGCCAGTCCGCCCCGCCCTTGCCGCAGTGGCAGAGCCCGGAGGCCCGCCAGCATGCCGATCTCGGTGTCATCCGCGACCTGCGCAGTGGCCAGACCCTGAGCCCCCGGCAATTGCTCGACCGCCTCGCCGCGGCGCCGCGCGTGCTGATCGGCGAGCAGCACGACAATCCCGACCACCATGCCCTGCAGCTCTGGCTCCTGCAGGCGCTGGAGAGCCGCCGCAGCCAGGGCAGCCTGCTGCTGGAGATGCTCAACCCCGACCAGCAGGCCAAGGTGGATGCCGTGCACGCACGCATCCGCTCCGGCGCCGGCGAGGGTGAGCTGGAAAGCGCGCTGGCCTGGCAGAAGAACTGGGACTGGGCGCTGTACGGCCCGATCGTCCGTCATGCGCTGGAGCAGCCTTACCCGCTGCTGGCGGCGAACCTGGATCGCAGCGAGATCATGCGCATCTATGGCGAGCAGCCGGCACTGAGTGGCCGGGCCTCGACCACGGCCACCGTCCAGGGCGCCTTGCGCGAGCAAATCCGCGAGTCCCATTGCGGTCTGCTGCCGGAGAGCCAGTTCCCGGCCATGCTCGCCGTGCAGCAGCAACGCGACCGGCGCATGGCCGAGCGCCTGCTGGCCGCCCCGCAACCGGCGCTGCTGTTCGCCGGGGCCTTCCACGTACGCCGCGACCTGGGCGTGCCGCTGCACCTGGCCGATCTCGGTGCGGGGGAGGGCAGTGCGGTGCTGATCCTCGCCGAGGCCGGCAAGACCGTGGAGCCGGGGACTGCCGACTACGTCTGGTACACCGCCGCGCTGCCGGCCAGGGATCACTGCGCCGAGCTGCGCGAGCAGATGAAGGCGGCTCAGTGA
- the cdd gene encoding cytidine deaminase yields the protein MNDVARSALCERLLPQAIEAAARTYSPYSRFPVGAALLTHDGQVVLGCNVENGSYGLTNCAERSALFAAISQGHAPRSFKALLVFAPQVPVISPCGACRQVISELMEADCPVICCGSDPGSTRLWRVDELLPGAFAL from the coding sequence ATGAACGATGTTGCTCGATCCGCTCTGTGCGAGCGGTTGTTGCCCCAGGCCATCGAGGCTGCGGCACGGACCTACAGCCCCTATTCCCGATTCCCCGTCGGGGCGGCGCTGCTCACCCATGACGGCCAGGTGGTCCTCGGCTGCAACGTGGAAAACGGCTCCTACGGGCTGACCAACTGCGCCGAGCGCAGTGCGTTGTTCGCCGCCATCAGCCAGGGCCATGCGCCGCGCAGCTTCAAGGCCTTGCTGGTGTTCGCCCCGCAAGTGCCTGTGATCAGCCCCTGCGGCGCCTGCCGGCAGGTGATCAGCGAGCTGATGGAGGCCGACTGCCCGGTGATCTGCTGCGGCAGCGACCCGGGCTCGACCCGCCTGTGGCGCGTCGACGAGCTGCTGCCCGGCGCCTTCGCCCTCTAG
- a CDS encoding MotA/TolQ/ExbB proton channel family protein translates to MNMDLLHDITFYVMYGAAALAAFIAVERGIFFAYSLRQAVKLEAALVPSMHGIDELPAALNGRRSLPLEMIDQLFEQKGAVTSHKDLEDLSESIYIATRGKLMHGLWILETVVTAAPLLGLLGTILGIIDTFRALAEAGVSDPGEVSKGIGTALFATALGIAIALVAMIFHNHFQDRVERITDHLKILLLRAGMGTVVRTAAPVASGQLQPA, encoded by the coding sequence ATGAATATGGATCTGCTGCACGACATCACCTTCTACGTGATGTACGGCGCCGCCGCCCTGGCGGCCTTCATCGCCGTGGAGCGCGGCATCTTCTTCGCCTACAGCCTGCGCCAGGCGGTGAAGCTGGAAGCGGCGCTGGTGCCGAGCATGCACGGCATCGACGAGCTGCCGGCCGCGCTCAATGGCCGCCGCAGCCTGCCGCTGGAGATGATCGACCAGCTGTTCGAGCAGAAGGGCGCGGTCACCTCGCACAAGGATCTCGAAGACCTCAGCGAGTCCATCTACATCGCCACCCGCGGCAAGCTGATGCACGGCCTGTGGATCCTCGAGACCGTGGTCACCGCGGCGCCGCTGCTGGGCCTCCTGGGCACCATCCTCGGCATCATCGACACCTTCCGCGCCCTGGCCGAGGCCGGCGTCTCCGACCCGGGCGAAGTGTCCAAGGGCATCGGTACCGCGCTGTTCGCCACCGCGCTGGGCATCGCCATCGCCCTGGTCGCGATGATCTTCCACAACCACTTCCAGGACCGCGTCGAGCGCATCACCGACCACCTGAAGATCCTCCTGCTGCGCGCCGGCATGGGCACCGTGGTCCGCACGGCGGCGCCGGTCGCCAGCGGCCAGTTGCAGCCGGCCTGA
- a CDS encoding NupC/NupG family nucleoside CNT transporter, which yields MIGMLGILMLLVIAYLLSSKRSAINLRTVGTAFVLQAGFAAFVLYVPWGQNSLAAMSHVVSSLEDSATKGIDFLFGGLNSTKMFDLFGGGGFVFAIKVLPVIVFFSAFIAVLYYLRIMDVIISVIGGALQRAMGTSRTESLSATANIFLGQTEAPLVVRPYIPHMTRSELFSVMVCGLASTAGSVMIGYASLGVDLKYLIAASLMSAPGGMLMAKLMEPESETPQDRPDLIEGYADDRPANVLDAAAAGASSGLQLALNVGAMLLVFIALVAVLNSLMGWLGGFVGYPGVTLQLILGYAFAPVAWLLGVPWAEAIQAGGFIGQKIVLNEFVAYVDFARYINPIQASAAGVEVLSAHTQVIVTFALCGFANLSSIGILLGGMGVMAPNRRKDLARLGVRAMIAGTLANLMSAALAGLFVSL from the coding sequence ATGATCGGCATGCTCGGCATCCTGATGTTGCTGGTAATCGCGTACCTGTTGTCCTCCAAGCGCAGCGCCATCAACCTGCGCACCGTCGGCACGGCCTTCGTGCTGCAGGCGGGCTTCGCCGCCTTCGTCCTCTACGTGCCCTGGGGGCAGAACTCCCTGGCGGCCATGTCCCATGTGGTCAGCAGCCTGGAGGACAGCGCGACCAAGGGCATCGACTTCCTCTTCGGCGGCCTCAACAGCACGAAGATGTTCGATCTGTTCGGTGGCGGCGGCTTCGTCTTCGCCATCAAGGTGCTGCCGGTGATCGTGTTCTTCAGCGCCTTCATCGCGGTGCTCTACTACCTGCGCATCATGGACGTGATCATCTCGGTGATCGGCGGCGCCCTGCAGCGCGCCATGGGTACCAGCCGTACCGAGTCGCTCTCGGCCACCGCCAATATCTTCCTCGGTCAGACCGAGGCGCCGCTGGTGGTGCGCCCCTACATCCCGCACATGACCCGCTCCGAGCTGTTCTCGGTGATGGTCTGCGGCCTGGCCTCCACCGCCGGCTCGGTGATGATCGGCTACGCCAGCCTCGGCGTTGACCTCAAGTACCTGATCGCCGCGAGCCTGATGTCGGCGCCCGGCGGCATGCTCATGGCCAAGCTGATGGAGCCCGAGAGCGAGACCCCCCAGGACCGCCCGGACCTGATCGAAGGCTACGCCGACGACCGCCCGGCCAACGTGCTCGACGCCGCCGCCGCCGGTGCCTCCAGCGGCCTGCAGCTGGCGCTGAACGTGGGGGCCATGCTGCTGGTGTTCATCGCCCTGGTGGCGGTGCTCAACAGCCTGATGGGCTGGCTCGGCGGCTTCGTCGGCTACCCCGGCGTCACCCTGCAGCTGATCCTGGGCTACGCCTTCGCCCCGGTGGCCTGGCTGCTCGGCGTGCCCTGGGCGGAGGCGATCCAGGCCGGCGGCTTCATCGGCCAGAAGATCGTGCTCAACGAGTTCGTCGCCTATGTCGACTTCGCCCGCTACATCAATCCGATCCAGGCGTCGGCCGCCGGTGTCGAGGTGCTCAGCGCCCACACCCAGGTGATCGTCACCTTCGCCCTGTGCGGCTTCGCCAACCTGTCCTCCATCGGCATCCTGCTGGGCGGCATGGGGGTGATGGCGCCCAACCGGCGCAAGGACCTGGCCCGACTCGGGGTCCGCGCGATGATCGCCGGCACCCTGGCTAACCTGATGAGTGCGGCTCTGGCCGGACTGTTCGTTTCGCTCTGA
- the aphA gene encoding acid phosphatase AphA — protein MRKTIHALALAVATTLPATLLAGEILPSEVHWVSVEEIGESLSGRTPISVGFDIDDTLLFSSPCFYHGKQKYSPGSDAYLHDMRFWQETNGGCDRYSLPKEVGRRLIDLHQARGDRIFFITGRPNTPGEKLSEILRQTFAIKAMNPVIFSSGPEKAAFIRQQGIALYYGDSDSDIRSARDAGIRGVRVMRAASSTNQPLPENGALGEEVIIDSDH, from the coding sequence ATGCGCAAGACGATCCACGCCCTGGCCCTGGCCGTAGCGACAACCCTCCCTGCCACCTTGCTGGCGGGGGAAATACTGCCTTCGGAGGTGCACTGGGTTTCGGTCGAGGAGATAGGCGAGAGCCTGTCGGGGCGCACGCCCATCAGCGTCGGTTTCGATATCGACGACACGCTGCTGTTTTCCAGCCCCTGCTTCTACCACGGCAAGCAGAAGTACTCGCCAGGCAGCGACGCCTACCTGCACGACATGCGCTTCTGGCAGGAAACCAACGGCGGTTGCGACCGCTACTCGCTGCCCAAGGAGGTGGGGCGCAGGCTGATCGACCTGCACCAGGCCCGCGGCGACCGCATCTTCTTCATCACCGGCCGGCCGAACACGCCCGGGGAGAAGCTCAGCGAGATCCTCCGGCAGACCTTCGCCATCAAGGCGATGAACCCGGTGATCTTCTCGTCCGGCCCGGAGAAGGCCGCATTCATCCGCCAACAGGGCATCGCGCTCTACTACGGCGACTCGGACAGCGACATCCGCTCGGCGCGGGACGCCGGCATCCGTGGCGTGCGGGTGATGCGCGCCGCCTCCTCGACCAACCAGCCGCTACCGGAAAACGGCGCGCTGGGCGAGGAAGTGATCATCGACTCGGATCACTGA